From Ignavibacteriales bacterium, a single genomic window includes:
- a CDS encoding carboxy terminal-processing peptidase: protein MKKLFFIWFLFVLVTYVPANSFPEKIKQDGDTITTLQPESKHQKSDLLIMTLLTRYHYKKTNVNDSLASIILDRYLQSLDYSKTYFLASDIEGFKKYRTELDDDLKIGRLKPAYDIYNKFIERLKERDNYIYKVLDTEPDFTVNEYYEVDRKNANWINDETDLNDIWRKRIKNEALNEILKGKTWKETADILKKRYENFQKRMLQYNSEDVFQFYMNSFTEAIDPHTNYFSPVTSENFKINMSLSLEGIGAQLGAEDDYTKVVEVIAGGPAFKSNLIHKDDKIIAVAQGDTGKFVDVIGLRLDDVVKKIRGPKGTVVRLQILEAELGVNSTPKEIRLVREKVKLEEQAAKKEVIQLNEEGVPYKLGVITLPSFYFDYEAQARGEKDYKNATRDVKKLLLELKDEKVDGVILDLRNNGGGSLQEAIDLTGLFIKDGPVVQVRNSDGRIEVGTDPDNGIVYGGPLAVLVNRFSASASEIFAGAIQDYQRGLIIGEQTYGKGTVQNLIDLNRLSLGDSTKLGQLKITIAKFYRINGGSTQRLGVIPDIPFPSSADSNEFRESSEPSSLPYDQIASAKFNLFENLKEIIPKLLTKHDERVKDSAEFQNIIEEIDDYKAERQKKMLSLNLEQRKKEKDEAEEKRLQRLNERRQAAGLKLLQKGEVAPREDKLDDPLLKESANILADMILLGLK from the coding sequence ATGAAAAAACTCTTTTTTATTTGGTTCTTATTCGTTTTAGTAACATATGTACCTGCAAATTCTTTCCCAGAAAAGATAAAGCAGGATGGCGATACGATAACCACTCTGCAACCAGAAAGTAAACATCAGAAATCTGACCTGTTGATAATGACTTTACTTACAAGATACCATTACAAGAAAACGAATGTTAATGATTCGTTGGCTTCAATAATTCTCGATCGTTATCTGCAATCGCTTGATTATAGTAAAACCTACTTTCTTGCTTCCGATATTGAAGGATTTAAAAAATATAGAACCGAACTTGATGACGATCTTAAAATTGGTAGATTAAAACCAGCTTACGATATCTACAATAAATTTATTGAACGGCTTAAAGAAAGAGATAATTATATCTACAAGGTTCTTGATACTGAACCTGACTTTACAGTTAATGAATATTATGAAGTTGATAGAAAAAACGCTAATTGGATAAATGATGAAACCGATCTTAATGACATCTGGCGGAAACGGATTAAGAATGAGGCTCTTAACGAAATACTTAAGGGAAAAACCTGGAAAGAAACTGCTGACATCTTGAAAAAACGTTACGAAAATTTCCAGAAGAGGATGCTTCAGTATAATAGCGAAGATGTTTTTCAATTTTATATGAACAGTTTTACAGAAGCAATTGATCCGCATACAAATTATTTTTCTCCTGTTACTTCAGAAAACTTTAAGATAAATATGAGCCTTTCTTTGGAAGGGATTGGTGCACAGCTTGGAGCTGAAGATGATTACACAAAAGTGGTTGAAGTTATTGCTGGCGGTCCCGCATTTAAAAGTAATTTGATTCATAAAGATGATAAAATTATTGCAGTTGCACAGGGAGATACCGGTAAATTTGTTGATGTAATCGGCTTACGCCTTGATGATGTTGTTAAAAAAATACGCGGTCCAAAAGGAACAGTTGTACGTCTTCAAATCCTGGAAGCTGAGCTTGGAGTTAATTCCACCCCCAAGGAAATACGGTTAGTAAGAGAAAAAGTTAAATTAGAAGAACAGGCAGCAAAAAAAGAAGTTATTCAATTAAACGAGGAAGGTGTTCCATACAAACTTGGTGTAATAACATTGCCATCTTTTTATTTTGATTACGAAGCGCAAGCCCGCGGTGAAAAAGATTATAAAAATGCAACTCGAGATGTAAAAAAATTGTTACTTGAATTGAAGGATGAAAAAGTTGATGGTGTTATTTTAGATTTAAGAAATAATGGCGGCGGTTCTTTGCAGGAAGCAATTGACTTGACCGGCTTATTCATTAAAGATGGTCCGGTTGTTCAAGTGAGAAATTCTGATGGAAGGATTGAAGTTGGAACAGATCCGGATAATGGTATTGTATATGGAGGACCGCTCGCCGTTTTAGTTAACAGGTTTAGTGCGTCAGCTTCTGAAATATTTGCTGGTGCAATTCAGGATTACCAGCGCGGATTGATTATTGGCGAACAAACTTATGGAAAGGGAACTGTTCAAAATTTAATTGATCTTAACCGGCTTTCCTTGGGTGATTCTACAAAACTGGGGCAGTTAAAAATTACAATTGCAAAATTTTACAGAATAAATGGTGGCAGCACTCAACGACTTGGTGTAATACCTGATATTCCATTTCCTTCATCTGCAGATTCGAATGAGTTTAGAGAAAGCTCTGAACCAAGCTCTCTTCCTTACGATCAAATAGCTTCTGCTAAATTTAATTTGTTCGAAAATTTAAAAGAAATTATTCCAAAACTTTTAACAAAACATGATGAACGCGTTAAGGACAGCGCAGAATTCCAGAATATTATTGAAGAGATTGATGATTATAAAGCTGAGCGTCAGAAAAAAATGTTATCTCTAAACCTGGAGCAGCGCAAAAAAGAAAAAGATGAAGCCGAAGAAAAACGATTGCAGCGTTTAAACGAAAGAAGACAAGCTGCTGGACTTAAATTGCTTCAGAAAGGTGAAGTAGCGCCAAGAGAAGATAAACTTGATGATCCGCTTCTTAAAGAAAGTGCAAATATACTTGCGGATATGATCCTGTTAGGATTAAAATAA
- a CDS encoding alpha/beta hydrolase-fold protein produces MFKKLLLFIFIITFSKTFLAQSQFGDFLNRVNSISDQTAKKTVVDSFYSFAQTKGIPFIEKNTANFIYRGNSNTVQVAGDFTGWNPSPNLTKLDGTDLFYGSANFEMNARLDYKFILNGGTWILDPANPHRVPGGFGANSELAMPEYVQPWEINYKANIKHGKIEQKSIHSNIVKANYQLRIYLPPDYDSSATTYPAVYFQDGNDYLNFASAQNIIDNLLDSNKIKPFVGIFVQPNNRNDEYAYGKRNLYAQFFVEELVHFIDSIYNTDPKPNNRLVLGDSFGGNISAIICYNHPDVFANCGQQSGAFWTNNNEVSNMLRLQEAKPIKIFSVWGTYADVSDDWRLIKDVLVTKGYQLKWIERPEGHSWGLWRATLDDLLQYFFPANSTSVKDINPEKVSFTLKQNYPNPFNPITTIEYTIPIQEANPGVFIQLKVYDIIGNEVTVLVNENQEPGNYRINFDGRKLSSGTYYYKLQAGDLVSIKKLILLK; encoded by the coding sequence ATGTTTAAAAAATTATTGCTGTTTATTTTTATAATAACATTCAGTAAAACTTTTTTAGCACAATCTCAATTCGGGGATTTTCTGAATCGCGTTAATTCTATATCCGATCAAACAGCAAAGAAGACCGTAGTAGATAGCTTTTATTCATTTGCGCAAACTAAAGGAATTCCATTTATTGAAAAGAATACTGCAAATTTTATTTACCGTGGTAATTCTAATACCGTTCAAGTTGCTGGCGATTTTACTGGCTGGAATCCCAGTCCAAATTTAACAAAACTGGATGGTACGGATTTGTTTTATGGAAGCGCTAACTTTGAAATGAATGCAAGACTTGACTACAAATTTATTTTGAATGGTGGCACCTGGATACTTGATCCGGCTAACCCACACAGAGTACCAGGTGGTTTTGGTGCAAATTCAGAACTTGCTATGCCGGAGTATGTACAACCCTGGGAGATAAATTATAAAGCGAATATAAAGCATGGCAAAATAGAACAGAAATCAATCCACAGTAATATCGTGAAGGCAAATTACCAATTACGAATATATTTGCCACCAGATTATGATTCATCAGCAACAACATATCCAGCTGTTTATTTTCAAGATGGAAATGATTATTTAAATTTTGCCAGCGCACAAAATATTATTGATAATCTGCTGGATAGCAATAAGATTAAACCATTTGTGGGTATTTTTGTTCAACCCAATAACCGGAATGATGAATATGCGTATGGTAAAAGAAATTTATATGCACAATTTTTTGTTGAGGAGTTGGTTCATTTTATTGATTCAATTTATAATACTGATCCTAAACCGAATAACAGATTAGTTCTTGGTGATTCTTTCGGTGGAAATATTTCTGCAATTATTTGTTATAATCATCCCGATGTATTTGCAAATTGCGGGCAGCAGTCCGGCGCTTTCTGGACGAACAATAATGAAGTAAGCAATATGTTAAGATTGCAGGAAGCTAAACCGATTAAAATCTTTTCAGTCTGGGGAACCTACGCTGATGTATCTGATGACTGGAGGTTGATAAAAGATGTTTTAGTTACAAAAGGTTATCAACTTAAATGGATTGAAAGACCGGAGGGACATAGTTGGGGTTTGTGGCGTGCTACTCTTGATGATCTTCTCCAATACTTTTTTCCGGCTAATTCAACATCAGTTAAAGATATAAATCCGGAAAAAGTATCTTTCACTTTAAAACAAAATTATCCAAATCCATTTAATCCCATAACGACGATAGAATACACGATTCCAATTCAAGAAGCAAACCCGGGTGTATTCATACAATTAAAAGTATATGATATTATTGGAAATGAAGTAACTGTTCTTGTAAACGAAAATCAGGAACCAGGTAATTATAGAATCAATTTTGATGGCAGAAAACTTTCTAGTGGAACATACTATTACAAATTACAAGCAGGAGATTTAGTTTCTATAAAAAAACTAATTCTGCTAAAGTAA
- a CDS encoding DinB family protein codes for MEKTITLLTEKDQFLQTFEREYQTTVKVLKAFPSNKLDLKPAEKSRTARDLAWTFVMELGVFEMALKGKIDFSGQTPPAPKTIDEIIATYDKSFKQILNKIKNLVEDNLNTPVAFPVGPKQMMDLRTIDIFWTILMDMIHHRGQMSVYIRIAGGKVPSIYGPTADEPWM; via the coding sequence ATGGAAAAGACAATAACACTGCTAACAGAAAAAGATCAGTTCTTACAAACTTTTGAACGTGAATACCAGACAACTGTTAAAGTTCTTAAAGCATTTCCTTCAAACAAACTAGATCTAAAACCAGCAGAAAAATCTCGCACAGCCAGAGATCTTGCATGGACTTTTGTAATGGAATTAGGAGTTTTTGAAATGGCGCTAAAGGGAAAAATTGATTTCAGTGGACAAACACCTCCTGCACCCAAAACAATTGATGAAATTATTGCGACGTATGATAAATCTTTTAAACAGATTTTGAACAAAATAAAGAATTTAGTGGAAGACAATTTGAATACTCCTGTTGCATTTCCTGTTGGTCCAAAACAGATGATGGACTTAAGGACAATCGATATTTTTTGGACAATTCTAATGGATATGATTCATCATCGTGGACAGATGTCTGTTTACATTCGTATTGCTGGTGGAAAAGTACCTTCTATTTATGGTCCAACTGCAGACGAACCCTGGATGTAA